The following DNA comes from Candidatus Binataceae bacterium.
AACGAGTTGCCCAAGGTCGCGCGCGGCTGACGCGGGAGGCTCATGATGATCAAGCCGTACACGGCAGTGGGCTTAATCCCGACCGCGCGCGGAATCCGCAGGCGCGCCGATATCGCAAAGAACCTCGATCACATCGCGCATCTGGTGAAGGCCGCGGCATGGCTGTCGAGCCTGGACTTGCCGGTGCGGCTGCTTGCGATTCCAGAGGGCGCGCTGCAGGGATTCAATGACGAGGTGCTCGATCTCGATCACGTTCAGTTCGCCCGCGAATGCGCAATCGATATTCCCGGCGAAGAGAGCGCGGCGCTCGGAAAAATCGCGCGCGAGTTCGATTGCTTCGTCATCGCGCAGGCCAAAGCGCGGCATCCGGACTGGAAGGATCGCTTCTTCAACGTCGGTTTTATCCTCGATCCCAAAGGCGAAGTGATCTTGCAGCACTACAAGGTGTCGCCGCTGTTTCCGGTTGAGCACTCGGTGTGTCCGCACGACATCTTCGACTGGTGGATTGAGAAATACGGTGCAACGCTCGACGCGTTCTGGCCGGTGGTCGATACAGAAATCGGGCGGCTTGGAATCATGATGGCCAACGAGGGTTCGTATCCCGAGAACGCGCGCGCGCTCGCGCTCAACGGCGCCGAAGTCGTTTACCGCGCATCCTATCCGCATCCTGCGACGGGCAACGAGATGTTCGAGATCCAGAGCCGCGCCCGCGCGCTCGACAACAACATGTACATCGTCGCGCCCAACATGGGCACGTACTACATCGATGCCGAGTCGGACACGCCAATTGACACGTTTGGTGGCCGCTCGATGATCATCGACCACCGCGGGCGGATCGTCGGCAAGCAGGAATACGGCGGCGTCTCGACCTACGTCGCGGGCGTGATCGACATCGAGGCGCTGCGCTTCCATCGCGAGAGCGCCCAATGGGACAACTGGCTGAAGGACATTCGCACCGAGCTCTATCAACTCATCTATCAGGATCCCATCTATCCGAAGAATCTTTATCTGAACCGCGCGCCGATGAAGCATGCCGAATATCGACGCGAAGTGATCGAGAAGCAGATCGCGCTGATGCAATCACGCGGCATCTGG
Coding sequences within:
- a CDS encoding nitrilase-related carbon-nitrogen hydrolase, which gives rise to MIKPYTAVGLIPTARGIRRRADIAKNLDHIAHLVKAAAWLSSLDLPVRLLAIPEGALQGFNDEVLDLDHVQFARECAIDIPGEESAALGKIAREFDCFVIAQAKARHPDWKDRFFNVGFILDPKGEVILQHYKVSPLFPVEHSVCPHDIFDWWIEKYGATLDAFWPVVDTEIGRLGIMMANEGSYPENARALALNGAEVVYRASYPHPATGNEMFEIQSRARALDNNMYIVAPNMGTYYIDAESDTPIDTFGGRSMIIDHRGRIVGKQEYGGVSTYVAGVIDIEALRFHRESAQWDNWLKDIRTELYQLIYQDPIYPKNLYLNRAPMKHAEYRREVIEKQIALMQSRGIWKKSSYE